The DNA window AAGTTTAAGAGAAGATGAAATTAGAAAACAAATGATAAAAGCACACAATGATTTATTTTATGAGAGAAAAAATGAAAAGTTATTAAAAATATTAACAGAACTTTTTCCAGATATTAAAACTGCGTACTTCTTGGGACATACAATTGAACAATGTGAGGATATTTATACGCTGCTTGTTAACGATAATATAATTGTATCTATTGAAATTGATAAATATAATATAAGCGTTGATCCGATTGTTGAGATTGAATCAGTTGAAGATTATTTGAATGGAATTGGTAAACAAAGACATATTGAATTTTTAGTTGCAATGGATTTAGTAAAAAAAGACTTGAAAAGCTCAAAGTCTATTACTATTTAAAGCATAGCATTTATTGAAGGTGCGGCCATCCGTGGCCGCTCTGGCTTCGCGGGGCGTGCGACTTTACATAACAAACCATGACCGTGAAGGTGCGTGAAAGATAATTCATGAAGTAAGCCTCTGTAGAGCGAGCATGAAGCGTGCCGCACCACATTCCATCGTCGGGTGACAAGCACCACCTACGGAGAAAGTCTCTGTGGGTCCGACTCTGGAACGTCGGTCATGGAAGACGATCTCCGACATATCCTGATTTGTCCGCCATCCATGGCGGAGTTTTTCTAGGGTAAGGCTTTGTAGTTATTTAGCACTGTGGAGGATTTGATGACAATATATTATATGAAATATGTAATTAAAAAAAGTTTATTAAGCACGTATACATATGCTATTATTGATATTAGGGAAAAGGAATTATTTGAAGATATTAGATCGTTGATTTGCAATTGTATTAGATTTGAAAACTGTGACAAAATTTTAGTTTGTACTAAGAATAGTGAAGACAAATTTGTTGTTGAAAAATACCCTTTTGAAGATGAAGATAGTGAAGACAAAGATGATGTTTTTAATGTCATTATTAGATATATTGCGAGTAGGTATAGTTATCAAAATATAAATTTTAACATTACTTATGGTGCTAAAAGAAAAACAGTTAAGATTCTTAGTAGTGCGGAGTTTTTAGATGTGGAAAACGGGAAAAAATCAAAAATTATTACAACTGTTGGACCAATAGAAAGCGGGCAAGTTAAATTTGGACGGTTTAGTGTTGAAAACGGTAATAAACAAGATGAGTAGAAACGTAGATAAGGTATATTTGAGGAATTCCCGTCCGTGGGAATTTCTGAATTACGGGTCAGGATACATCGGAGATCAATGCATCTCAGTGAAGGCTACGATGGTAGGAGCAAGAAGTATTTCTCTGGGGTAAATTCATGTAGCAGGACTCCGCCTCATCCTCTCATGGGCGCAGTTGCGCGCTGACGCGGGACATCCTTACGAGACCATTCGAGGACGACTGAGATGCCGACGATATCTGTCATTCCATTTCCATTTCAGAGAAGGGCTTTGAAGGTTTTGCCAGTGGGGAGGTATATCTAAAAAATGAATAAACTTGATGTTAAGAAAACGACAAATGATTTTGGGTTTGAGTATTTAGGAATATTTATTGATGATATACCTTTAGATATTTACTTATTTGAAGTTACTTCTATAGAAATGTTAAAAGGATTAATGCCTGCTTGGTTTGTTGAATTAAATAGCATAAGTGAGCAAGAATATGTTAGTGAATGTTTAAGTGTTGAGAGTACAGATGGGGTAGTAATACCTATTTTACTTTGTCCTGAGGATATGGATTTCTTGTGTACAGTAATTGTTGTAAAAGTTAGATATACTGAAGAAAGTGTGATATGGGATAAAGTGGGTATTGTTAAAAAAGACAATTGGGATATAGAGTGTTGGGCTAACTCAGGCATTCGAAACTTCGAAAAATGGACAGATGAAGAGTGGAAACAATATGGAAGCTATTTTGATTTGTTTAACTTAAATGACTGGAGATGGGGCGACTGGATTTCTGAAAATTGGCATAAAGAAGAGAAAAGAAGGATATTAAACTATACCCATGATTACCTTAATAACAATGAGAATATTGGATGGTTTGAGAATGTACCTGTATTAGTTTTTAATAAAGAAGATTACAAGAATATTATTAGAAAGAAATAAGATTTTTGTTTTAGAGCTGGGCTTTGGAGCTGGAAATGGAACGACAGATATCAACACATGCGCGTAAAGGTACGGATAGAAATTCATGAAGAATTGCTTTGTGGGTCATCCCATGTAGAAGTACCGTACTACACCGCCTCACCGGCCGCGGAGCGGCTCTTACCGGTTATCCTCTGGGGTCCGGTTCGGACGGCGTCGCGCATGTACACGTTCTCTGAAATGCGGCGGAGGAAAGCGAGCATCCGTGCTCGCTAGGTTAATGGAATTACTGATCTAATTGTATACCAAAAATGACACCACTGCTATCATAAATGTGGACCACTTACTGGGTCCTTTTTTTGTAGCCGCTGTCTTAAATAGCACCACTATGGGAAAAATACAAAATAAAAAAGCCTGCCAACTTTTCCCAGAGAAACGCAGACTTTTTTAGAATGTATGAGAGTGTCACACATATGGAAAATATATCATTATTCCCGCAAAACTACAAGAAACCACATACATATTACCTGCAAATATCTCGCGAAGAATACCTTCAACTTCGCTCTGCTAGGCTAATTTCAGGAAAACTACATTTTCAACGTTTAATACTTAATTATCGGGAAATACAGGTTAAATGTCCTATCATTGTGGCAGATAACTCTAATCCAATCATTGTTATGCCAGCTTTTAAGTTCTCATACAGGCCTTACCCCATATTTGTTTACTTCTATGCCCTCGCACTTTATCTTACAGGAATATCGATGCGTAAGGCTGCCATGAAAACAGCCCAAAAGTTTGGAATACCGGGTTTTAGTCATTCCACAATAAGTAGAGTATTTTCAAGAATGGCTGCTAATATTGATCTGTTGCAATCTTTACTTTATGCAAATCAATATGATGAAAATTCCTTATTGAAGACAGCGTTGCCAGGATCACCGAAATGCAAAACATCTCCAAAGCTAAAGAGTATNNNNNNNNNNNNNNNNNNNNNNNNNNNNNNNNNNNNNNNNNNNNNNNNNNNNNNNNNNNNNNNNNNNNNNNNNNNNNNNNNNNNNNNNNNNNNNNNNNNNAGACTTGAAGCACATTATGGATTTACCCCTGTGTTTTGTAATGTTGCAGCTGGATGGGAGAAAGGTGTAGTTGAAAATGCTGTTTCAATAGTCAGAAGAATAGCGTTTACTCCTATGCCATATGTTGAAAGCTATGCACAGCTTCAGGAGCATGTCACAAATCGGTGTATTCAATATGCCAGAACTCATGTTATCAAAGGACAGGAAAATACAATATGGGATCGCTTTAAAGATGAACGCAGCCACATGCTGATGCTACCAGAATCACCGCTTGATACAGGCTTCATTGTTAAAGCTCTGGTTCACACTGATCTTACTGTACGTTATCAGGATGTACGATATTCTGTACCTAAGTATCTGGCCGGAAGAGAAGTAACTTTGCGCATATCTCCTTTTCATATATCAATATTTTATCATGGACAGGAAGTTTACAAGCACAATAGAGCACTTAAAAAGAATGATCACCAATATATTCTTGATCATTATCTTGAAATACTTGAGAGAAAGCCACGAGCCATAAATCATGCGGTAGTTCTAAAACAAGGCATTATGCCAAACGAATGCTCTGATTTTCTGAGACTATGCAGAGAGGTTGATCCCAAGCAACAGTTGGT is part of the Acetivibrio cellulolyticus CD2 genome and encodes:
- a CDS encoding Mu transposase domain-containing protein; the protein is RLEAHYGFTPVFCNVAAGWEKGVVENAVSIVRRIAFTPMPYVESYAQLQEHVTNRCIQYARTHVIKGQENTIWDRFKDERSHMLMLPESPLDTGFIVKALVHTDLTVRYQDVRYSVPKYLAGREVTLRISPFHISIFYHGQEVYKHNRALKKNDHQYILDHYLEILERKPRAINHAVVLKQGIMPNECSDFLRLCREVDPKQQLVDILLLGRQVEKEQLLLAIAQANNTKSPSLNLVRMLLELKEPVKITDDLVVEHKGLEIYDSLITKGDDVSGNITK